A genome region from Alicyclobacillus acidocaldarius subsp. acidocaldarius DSM 446 includes the following:
- a CDS encoding sugar phosphate nucleotidyltransferase, with translation MVKLVLLSGGSGKRLWPMSNDVRSKQFLRILPRPDGEGLESMLQRVWRQIGQAGLAADDVFVCASKPQVEVIRAQIGEIDVIEEPTRRDTFAAIALSTLYLVDERGMDPDEPVVVCPVDHFVDDHYFQEIQNLGPILLREGAEMALMGVWPTEPTSKFGYIVPEAPADGDCFRVKRFVEKPERAVAEELIRQGALWNCGVFCFQPRTIVRILRDRGLPSTYAEARSGFDQFPKRSFDYEVVEKLSSIVAHPYRGTWSDLGTWSSLAEQMESEAVGRAILSQCEDTHVVNELGLPVVALGLKRAIVVATPDGILAADKDMAAGLKDVVAPLDNRPMYEERRWGRYRVIDYQLLDDETEVLTKCVELLPGRNLSYHRHKWREEIWTIIEGEGEIVVDDRWQRVAAGDIVRAPQGVWHAIRTETGMQFIEVQRGRGLVEEDIERKYLTWEELAAVLPGIPR, from the coding sequence GTGGTGAAACTGGTTCTTCTGAGCGGCGGATCGGGCAAGCGCCTGTGGCCCATGTCGAACGACGTCCGGTCCAAGCAGTTTTTGCGCATTTTGCCCCGGCCGGACGGCGAGGGGCTCGAGTCGATGCTTCAGCGCGTCTGGCGGCAGATCGGACAGGCCGGACTGGCCGCCGACGATGTGTTTGTGTGCGCGTCGAAGCCGCAGGTGGAGGTGATTCGCGCGCAAATTGGCGAGATCGACGTGATTGAGGAGCCCACGCGGCGGGACACCTTCGCGGCCATCGCCCTGTCGACCTTGTACCTCGTCGACGAGCGGGGCATGGATCCCGACGAGCCGGTGGTCGTCTGCCCCGTGGACCACTTTGTGGACGATCACTATTTCCAAGAAATCCAAAATCTAGGGCCGATTCTGCTCCGCGAAGGCGCCGAGATGGCGCTCATGGGCGTGTGGCCGACGGAGCCGACGAGCAAATTTGGCTACATCGTCCCGGAGGCGCCCGCCGACGGCGACTGTTTCCGCGTGAAGCGATTCGTTGAAAAGCCGGAGCGAGCCGTGGCCGAGGAGCTGATTCGCCAAGGGGCGCTGTGGAACTGCGGCGTGTTCTGCTTCCAGCCGCGAACCATCGTCCGCATCCTGCGCGATCGCGGCCTGCCATCGACGTACGCGGAGGCGCGCAGCGGCTTCGATCAGTTCCCCAAGCGAAGCTTCGACTACGAGGTCGTGGAGAAGCTCTCCTCCATCGTGGCGCACCCGTATCGCGGCACCTGGTCCGATCTCGGCACCTGGTCGTCCCTCGCCGAGCAGATGGAGAGCGAGGCGGTTGGCCGCGCGATTCTCTCGCAGTGCGAGGACACGCACGTGGTGAACGAGCTGGGTCTGCCGGTTGTGGCGCTTGGGCTGAAGAGGGCCATCGTCGTGGCCACGCCGGACGGGATTCTCGCGGCGGACAAGGACATGGCCGCGGGGCTGAAGGACGTCGTTGCGCCACTTGACAACCGGCCGATGTACGAGGAGCGCCGCTGGGGGCGCTACCGCGTGATTGACTATCAGTTGCTCGACGACGAGACGGAAGTCCTCACGAAGTGCGTCGAGCTCCTGCCCGGCCGCAACCTCAGCTATCACCGGCACAAGTGGCGCGAAGAGATCTGGACCATCATCGAGGGCGAGGGCGAGATCGTCGTCGATGACCGGTGGCAGAGGGTCGCGGCGGGCGACATTGTCCGCGCGCCGCAGGGGGTGTGGCACGCGATTCGCACCGAGACCGGCATGCAGTTCATCGAGGTCCAGCGCGGGCGGGGGCTCGTGGAAGAGGACATCGAGCGCAAATACCTCACCTGGGAAGAGCTCGCGGCGGTGCTGCCCGGCATTCCGCGTTAA